The stretch of DNA TATGTTTTGTTTTTTCGAATGTgctatttgttttaatttaggAAAATAGATATTTGAAACCTGTATTAATCTTTCTTCCCATTCTTTGGTAGAATAATATTCTATTCTAACTATTGATTTCCTTTTTTCATAGCTATGGGATTTGGTATTGATGACATTTATATATGTGTATCGTAGATTGATGAATGGATTGATTTTGCTCCTATCTTTGGTTCTGGATCTGAATTTGAGGGGGCATGCAGCTCAGTGGATGAGTATTTGCTGGAGCATACTTTCCTAGTAGGCAACAGTATTTCGATTGCGGATGTAGCAATCTGGGCTGGTCTTGCAGGTGAACTATATGATTTTGCTTAATCTAATTTCTGCAAGTAATTGGGTGCAAGTTTTGTTAAGTGAATAACTAGGTACTCCAGATGTCGTTTCTCTAATTCTCGTTCCTGACTCCTGATAGATTTCACGCCTCCTTATTTTTCTCTTTGTATCATATATTGTTCTGTAATTGTCCTTTGTTTTATACGTGGCACTAACACCTTcattacttttgaaattgaggATAATTGGCTTCTCTTATGTTTAATTTTTTCTGCATTCTGTTTTAATCTATGTTATGTTTAATTATCCACGTGTTTGTGTATACCTTTTGTCTTTCAGGAACTGGTTTGAGATGGGAAAGTTTGAGAAAAATCTAAGAAGTACCAAAACCTTGTTCGGTGGTTCAACTCGATTTCTGCTGAATATGATGGTGTGCTAAGTGAATTTCTTGCAACCTATATTGGGAAAAGAGGCTCTGGAAAATCAATACCATCTAACTCAAAAGAGCCGCAAACTTCTAGTTCTCGATCCATTGCTAAGGAGAATGGTGTCCATGTGGATGAAACAGCAGGTAGCCGATCCGCCTTTCAGCTGGATCTCCCTGATGCAGAGGTTGGGAAAGTGAAGTTGCGTTTTGCACCAGAACCCAGTGGTTATCTTCATATAGGTCATTCGAAAGCAGCATTGTCGAACCAGTATTTTGCCGAGCGATATAAAGGACAGCTGATTGTGAGATTTGACGACACCAACCCTGACAAAGAAAGTAGTGAGTTTGTGGACAATCTTCTTAAAGATATTGAAACTCTAGGGATCAAATATGATGCTGTGACATACACATCAGACTACTTTCCCCAACTCATGGAAATGGCTGAGAAATTGATCCGTAAGGGTAAGGCCTATGTCGATGATACTCCACGTGAGAAAATGAAGGAGGAAAGGATGGATGGTGTAGAATCaagatgcagaaataacagtgTGGAGGAGAATCTCAATTTGTGGAATGAAATGATAGCTGGCTCAGAGAGGGGATTAATGTGTTGTCTACGGGGAAAACTGGACATGCAGGACCCAAATAAATCACTTCGGGATCCAGTGTATTACCGCTGTAATTTGACTCCTCATCACAGGATCGGATCTCAATACAAATTATATCCAACATATGACTTTTGTTGTCCGTTTGTTGATGCTGTGGAAGGCATCACACATGCTCTTCGATCAAGTGAATACCATGATCGAAATGACCAATATCATAGAATTCAATCGGATATGGGATTTAGAAGGGTCCATATATATGAATTTAGTCGGCTGAATATGGTGTACACACTTCTTAGTAAGCGCAAGCTTCTGTGGTTTGTCCAAAATGGCAAGGTTGAAGGATGGGATGATCCTCGTTTTCCTACAGTTCAAGGAATAGTGCGCAGGGGCCTGAAGATTGAAGCACTGATACAATTCATCTTGGAACAGGTAAGTTTATTGTTCTCTGATGTATAATACTGCAGGAGCATTTATTGGTTAATGGCAAAACAATAACTGCTGATACAAATTGTTTTTCATACTCGAGCAATCAAACAAGTTTGTGATGATTTTGAGAATGTCTTATGTGAATGTGTGCGTGTGCACATGTTTGCCTGTTTTACCTACATCCCCAGTGCCAGATTTTGTCTGGTGTTATATCGGGTGGGATGGTGTGGAGGGAATCTCTAAGTGGTCATGCTTGTCACATGACAGCAATATGATAATGGTGCTCATA from Primulina tabacum isolate GXHZ01 chromosome 3, ASM2559414v2, whole genome shotgun sequence encodes:
- the LOC142539990 gene encoding LOW QUALITY PROTEIN: glutamate--tRNA ligase, cytoplasmic-like (The sequence of the model RefSeq protein was modified relative to this genomic sequence to represent the inferred CDS: deleted 1 base in 1 codon); the encoded protein is MELNFSADSPPLAAIAAAKIAGVSLTSNSTLAPGSTPTLALSNGQRLQGAYVLLKYVGRTASIPDFYERDAYQSCQIDEWIDFAPIFGSGSEFEGACSSVDEYLLEHTFLVGNSISIADVAIWAGLAGTGLRWESLRKSKKYQNLVRWFNSISAEYDGVLSEFLATYIGKRGSGKSIPSNSKEPQTSSSRSIAKENGVHVDETAGSRSAFQLDLPDAEVGKVKLRFAPEPSGYLHIGHSKAALSNQYFAERYKGQLIVRFDDTNPDKESSEFVDNLLKDIETLGIKYDAVTYTSDYFPQLMEMAEKLIRKGKAYVDDTPREKMKEERMDGVESRCRNNSVEENLNLWNEMIAGSERGLMCCLRGKLDMQDPNKSLRDPVYYRCNLTPHHRIGSQYKLYPTYDFCCPFVDAVEGITHALRSSEYHDRNDQYHRIQSDMGFRRVHIYEFSRLNMVYTLLSKRKLLWFVQNGKVEGWDDPRFPTVQGIVRRGLKIEALIQFILEQGTSKNLNLMEWDKLWAINKKIIDPVCPRYTAVVEEQRVLLILTDGPRDPFVRVLPKHKKYDGAGEKAVTYSNKIWMDYADAESIAVDEEVTLKDWGNAVVKEIKKDQNGIKTQLVGVLNLKGNVKTTKLKLTWLPDSNELVRLTLVAFDYLITKKKLEENEDFVDVLNPCTRKETHALGESDMRNLKRGDIIQLERKGYYRCDVPFIRPSKPMVLFAIPDGKQQAMTK